In Vitis vinifera cultivar Pinot Noir 40024 chromosome 11, ASM3070453v1, a genomic segment contains:
- the LOC100256072 gene encoding IQ domain-containing protein IQM1, whose amino-acid sequence MGLSLSLLNSAWEEIVKHRFFSLRDNINFTSKDGEMTILKSDSFKKTDSETITTRTDNSRNLKNSRPEKVILERTLSMLERSLSFTSLVEDKQNLGSNNLDGKQNRLKSNLIPTISLPEPPAIFFFPRPVSDLDAAAIKIQKFYKSYRTRRNLADCAVVIEELWWKALDFAALRRSSVSFFNEEKPETAVSKWARARTRAAKVGKGLSKDEKAQKLALQHWLEAIDPRHRYGHNLHLYYDIWFKSSSSQPFFYWLDVGDGKETYLEKCPRPVLQRQCIKYLGPKEREAYEVIVENGKLVFRQSRMLVETTEGSKWIFVLSTLRALYVGKKKKGEFQHSSFLSGGATTAAGRLVAHNGIIEAIWPYSGHYHPTEENFREFVSFLEEHNVDLTNVKKCAIDDDDSTSFKVTSEEAQAEPMVDAAKTRDSEETDGATMEETEVADEANVEAPVFELTKRLSCKWTTGTGPRIGCVRDYPSELQSRALEQVNLSPRVTPGPFGNCGPIPSPRPSPKIRLSPRLAYMGLPSPRTPIAASG is encoded by the exons ATGGGATTATCGCTCTCATTGCTCAATTCTGCTTGGGAAGAAATTGTGAAACACCGATTTTTCAGTTTGAGAGACAACATTAATTTCACCTCAAAAGATGGAGAAATGACGATACTGAAATCAGATAGCTTTAAGAAGACTGATTCAGAAACAATAACGACCAGAACTGATAATTCAAGAAACTTGAAGAACTCCAGACCAGAAAAAGTGATTCTTGAAAGAACTCTTTCAATGCTTGAAAGAAGTCTTTCATTCACCAGTCTAGTTGAGGACAAACAGAATTTGGGTTCAAATAATTTGGATGGAAAGCAAAACAGACTGAAAAGTAATTTGATTCCCACAATATCTCTTCCTGAACCACCagccatatttttttttccaaggccTGTTAGTGACCTTGATGCTGCTGCAATTAAGATTCAGAAGTTCTATAAAAGTTATAGGACTCGAAGAAACCTTGCAGATTGTGCTGTTGTGATTGAGGAGCTCTG GTGGAAGGCATTAGACTTTGCAGCTCTCAGACGGAGCTCTGTGTCATTTTTCAATGAGGAGAAACCGGAAACTGCAGTTTCAAAGTGGGCAAGGGCAAGGACAAGAGCTGCCAAG GTGGGAAAGGGCTTATCTAAGGATGAGAAGGCTCAAAAACTGGCCCTacaacattggcttgaagcA ATTGATCCACGCCATCGATATGGACACAATTTACATCTATACTATGATATCTGGTTTAAAAGCTCAAGCAGCCAACCCTTCTTCTACTG GTTGGATGTTGGGGATGGCAAAGAAACTTATCTAGAGAAATGCCCAAGGCCGGTTCTACAGCGCCAATGCATAAAATATCTTGGACCA AAAGAAAGGGAGGCATATGAAGTAATTGTCGAAAATGGAAAGCTTGTGTTTAGGCAAAGTAGGATGCTTGTGGAAACCACAGAAGGTAGTAAATGGATATTTGTTCTCAGCACATTGAGGGCTTTGTAtgtggggaagaagaagaagggggaGTTCCAGCATTCAAGCTTTCTATCAGGTGGCGCCACCACAGCAGCTGGAAGACTAGTTGCTCATAATGGCATAATCGAG GCTATATGGCCTTATAGTGGTCACTACCACCCAACAGAAGAGAACTTCAGGGAATTTGTTAGCTTCCTTGAGGAGCACAATGTTGATCTTACCAATGTTAAG AAATGTgcaattgatgatgatgatagcACTTCATTTAAGGTCACTAGTGAGGAGGCACAGGCAGAACCAATGGTGGATGCTGCTAAAACTAGGGATTCTGAAGAGACAGATGGGGCCACCATGGAAGAGACTGAGGTTGCTGATGAGGCCAATGTGGAAGCACCAGTATTTGAGCTTACCAAACGATTATCATGCAAATGGACCACAGGAACAGGGCCTCGAATTGGGTGTGTTAGAGATTACCCCTCTGAGCTACAATCCAGAGCTCTGGAACAAGTTAATTTATCGCCTAGGGTTACACCAGGACCCTTTGGCAATTGTGGTCCAATCCCTTCTCCAAGGCCAAGTCCAAAGATCAGGCTCTCTCCCAGACTTGCATACATGGGACTGCCTAGCCCAAGGACCCCCATTGCTGCATCTGGCTAA